Below is a genomic region from Pseudomonas extremaustralis.
CGCGCAACAACACCAGCCCCGAGAAACCGTAGGCACCGGGCATGTTCAGGTCGAGCAGTACCAAGTCCCAATCGGATTTTTCGGTGAGGCGGGCTTCCAACTCGGCAATGCTGGCCACTTCGACCAAGCGGACATTCGGGCCAAGGCCCAAGGTCACCGCCTGATGCAGCGCACTGCGAAACAACGGGTGGTCATCGGCTATCAGGATTTCGTATGTGGCCATTGATTAAATGATCCTGGTTTTTATGGCAGCCCTGACGGGGTTCAGGGCTCGCCATTACACAAGGCGACGGCCAGGCAGCCATCGCGACAGGGTACGTTCAACGTCAAAAGCACTTTAAACGACGTCATAAATTCACGGTTGCACCCCAATCGGCGCCCAGCATGCCCAGCGCAGCCTGGAGGGTCAAGCACTACACCCACGGGCATGTTAGCGAGCGACAGATTTACAGTGCCATCATGCAAACGTCGCCTGGTTATACCGCCGGTATGTAGGGTGCCAGACGAGTATGGACGATATCCTCCGGGTGCAGGGGCAGTTGAAACTTGGCGGCCAGATAATGGGTACTGAATACATCGAGGTAGGCGTCCAATACTTCGCTGGCAGTGCCGTCGCCGGCCAGTTCCAGGCACAACGCGGCGACTTCGGCGGTGCAAAAATGGTCATCACGCTTGGAACGACGCAGTTTGTAGCGCGAGAGCTGCTCGGGCGCCAGGCTCAATACCGGCAAATGCTCCAGATAGGGGCTTTTACGGAACATCTTGCGCGCCTCGCTCCAGGTGCCATCCAACAGGATAAACAAAGGGCGCTTGCCTTCATCCACCATCACCGTGCTGACGACACGCTCGGGCGCCACGAACTCGCCGGGAAACACGATGTAGGGCTGCCACTGTGGGTCAGCGAGCAGCGTGAGCAGATCCGGGTCGACTTCGGTGCGCGACCAGGCGAATGCCGTGGTGTCGTCGATCACATCGGC
It encodes:
- a CDS encoding tRNA-uridine aminocarboxypropyltransferase encodes the protein MSHAVSRLRTQRLARAVRPFLNRGSRAERCSGCRVIPEYCLCAWRPKVQANCAMCLLMHDVEPMKPSNTGWLIADVIDDTTAFAWSRTEVDPDLLTLLADPQWQPYIVFPGEFVAPERVVSTVMVDEGKRPLFILLDGTWSEARKMFRKSPYLEHLPVLSLAPEQLSRYKLRRSKRDDHFCTAEVAALCLELAGDGTASEVLDAYLDVFSTHYLAAKFQLPLHPEDIVHTRLAPYIPAV